The following DNA comes from Malania oleifera isolate guangnan ecotype guangnan chromosome 12, ASM2987363v1, whole genome shotgun sequence.
TACCGAACAATGGGTCCGAAAGAGAGTCAAGTAATAGGTGCTGTGGGGCGGCTTATGTCAAACTGCCAAGCAAAGATTGTTGATCCCGACACTGACACTGGTTTACCTCCTCATAAGCAAGGGGAGCTTTGGCTTAGAGGGCCATCTATCATGAAGGGTAATCTCAATTCTCATTCATCTTCTGTATTCTCTTTGTTATATGGGTGGTGTTTTAGTAGATTAACCATAGCTCAAACCAAGCAGAATGGACTATAGCTTTCTGATCTTTCGACTGTATATGCTTCATCTTCGTGGTTTGTTTGCGACTTTAGTGTAGGTTATGTTGATGATCAAGAGGCAACGGCTGCAATTTTGGATTCAGAAGGATGGTTAAGAACAGGGGATATTTGCTATATTGATAATGAAGGCTTCCTGTTTTTTGTGGATAGGATGAAGGAGCTAATCAAATACAAAGGCTACCAGGTTATGTCTGCACCAAGCTATTAGTTTGCTAGGCTTAAGAAAATGTTAATTGCAAGAACTTTCTTTCACCATATATTTAATTGGGCAAGTGTGGTCTGCATGTTTGTTATTTTTCTGTCAAATCAGGTTGCCCCAGCGGAACTGGAACATATGCTTCAAACTCATCCTGATATTGTTGAGGCAGCTGTGATTCCGTATGTATTATTTGCTCATTATTCTAAGGGTTTGTGCTCTTGCGCAATGGTATTGTTTTGGTTATTGTAAAAATCAAATTTCATTGATGAAGTTTTTGTTTTATCCGGCACACATTGATGCAACCGACAACAAATTGGCAGTTATCCTGATGAGGAAGCAGGTCAAGTTCCTGTGGCTTTTGCGGTGAGACAATCTGAGAGCACTACTGATGAATCACAAATTAAGGATTTTATCGCGAAGAAGGTATTTTCTTTCTCCGATCCTCATGATCTGATAATGTTGGAACTTCAAACTTTATTCACCACTTGCGCATGAGCTAAAGACTTACTGGGGAAAAATTCTCCATGTTCCAAGCCTTGTGTAATTTTTTCCTAACATCTcttcaatttttggaaaaattggctgTAGGTTGCACCATACAAGAAAATAAGACGAGTATATTTCATTCATTCAATACCGAAGAATGCTCCAGGTAAGGTTTTGAGAAAGGAGTTAATAAAACTAGCAATATCAAATGCAACTTCAAGTTTATAGTTCCAgttactgttatatgtataatgTTATTCTGTTGCCTATATAGTTTGTGCAAGTGTTTCCCCTTAATTCAGCCGATTCAGAGATAGAAACTCTGTGTATCctgttcattattattattattgacaaaTACTCTTCATTATGTTCAACAGTGGCTCATCCAATTGGGTGTATTTGGAAATGTGTTGTGTTATTTTGTTTTCACTTTGGTTGTATTTAGTTGCATTGCTGCCAAATCTTTTAAGATATATATGTAATTGAAGTCTATCCTTATGTCTTCTCGAGAGATTGTTGGGGTTTAACCCTCAAGAAGTCTATCATTTTCCTTTATTAATTGACTATTGGTTATTTCCAAATGATGATGCACATACTTACGAGTGGATTAACTTTTCTGAACTATAGTTCATTGGATTTTTTTCGATACACGAGTCTCGCAATCACATAATTGCATTACATGTGTTCTAGATTTGTTCTCAACTTAGTTAAATTAAATTTAAGGGTTAGTTTGGATCAAGTTGTTTTGGGAAAGgaagggaaaggaaaataaggaattTTTTTCACTACATTTTCTCTTGATAtcatatgtcatttaaaataaaaaattgttctaaaataattaaacattaaaaaaattaaaatgttaaaaatgtgtaaaattaaaattttgttcattgatttgatatattattattattattattattcatttcttttgataaccaagcatgaaaaaaaatgaaatctttcatattttcttttctttttcctaataTTTTGTAGGTTTTAAATGGACCTTAATGGTCCGTTTGGATCAAGGATACTTGGGGATACTTGGGGAAAGAAAAACAAgtaaacttatttttcattatattttctttttatactAAATTCTATTacaaatgaaagtttatttttatatgattaaaatttgagaaaaattaaatattaatgatgtgtaaaattaaaattttgtttgtgaatttgatatattttttattttttttcttacttttcttgataatcaaatatgaaaatgtgaattctttaatattaaaatttaatatattttttatttttcttcttaatttCTTTGATAATCACgcatgaaaatgtgaattttttaatatatatatatatatatatataattttgaggAGTTTtcatgaggtttcaaaaatttgaaagatcTCCCAGTTTGAAGAAATTTAGGGGTCTtttaagatttgtcaaaaaaaaaaaaatgcaattcttttgttatattttacaaaaagataaGTCTTTTTACAAAAAGGTTTATGTCTTTTTTAGAAATATAAGAAGAGATCAATctgatttttaaaacttttggaGAGATCCTAAAGTATGCATAATATTGAatcttttttatcaaatctaagaGAGATAGTGTCTTTTGCATTACAATATGTATAGTATTATTACACATTACTTATTAATTATTCCATATCACCTCGccatttttaaccaaaatttgaactcaaaactttcaaaatgaaaaaaaattgaaacttaaaaaacaatataacaaaaaataaaataaaaaacaatatatatatatatatatatatatatatatgtatgtgtgtgtgcgcgcgcgcacaTGTATTGTATGGATTTGTGTTTAGTGCAAATGAGTTTTTGCCTTTGGCTTGTGAAATTAAAAATTGTAATGTGTACGACATAGAGGAAGGGGATAATCATCGATGGGTCAATTTGAACCCGAACCTGTTTAATCCTGACTCGTTTAATCCTGACTCGTTTATGATTCGCCTCGAGCTGACCCGTTAACTTGTTGTCACCCCTAATTATGGTTAAAAAATTATAGATAGAAATAAAGTCTATATTTCGAtaggttttgaatttgaatttatattagatttggataaaatataatataaaattatattgaaatttgtccaaattcaaatctaaagtcTGAAATCTATATTTCTAAACAGAGCGATAGAATTCATTCATCAATTAGCTTCAGCCCATAAAAGAAGAAACTTTATATCATCTTTAAATATTAATGGTAAAGTTCATTAGGATCATGCTTTCCTTAAATTTgttgtttaaaattattataaagtGCTTTACTCTAGACTCTTCCAGTAGAGATTGCCCTCACTTTAAGAATATTTATCGGTTTAAAAAATTGAGATTTAGCGGCGTCAAATTAGCAATGCCAAAGTTCCAATTAACTACGGCTGAATCAATCAttcaattttaatattaatttctCGTCACGAAGTGGCAGGACATGCTTAAAATAATTCCTGCATATGCATTTTGTAATTTACAAGATCAAGTTCACAATACTTTGTGTTTTTTTTATAACTCAAGAACTCTAGTCACTAATCGTGTCACTTTGGACATTATGGTTGCGGTACCAAATTCGGAAAGTGAAAATTATCTATTCATTGACGTACACtgataattttttgaaataaacttTAAAAAAGGAATTGAATCCATGATTGAGATAACTAAAGTCACAATTCGTCCTTATCAAGTTTACAATATTAATTGTTTAGTTCTTTTTACTACAGTATTTGTTGGACCCAAGTGGCTGCTTGAAATTTTCATCATCGTGCACGATGCATGTATTAATTCTTGGGAGCTACTACGTTACTGCATGCCTTCTATTAATTAACGccttctattatatatatatatatatatatatatatatatatatatatatatatatatatatctgcattAATTCTTGGGAGCTACGAGGGTTACTGCATGCCTTCTATTAATTAACGCcatctattttatatatatatatatatatatatatatatatgctgacttttattttattattttattttttttgagattCGACAGCCACGAGTAATGCAATTAAACTGCTGCAACGCTTAGAAATAAattgaatatattttatgaaGCCATTAATGATATATGTGTGTATGtcaaaagtgagagagagagagagagagagagagagagagagagagagtgagagagagtttGCTAGTAATTACCATCCAGGCATGAAAGTCCATTGAAAGCTCGTTTTGGTCTTGACCGACACAAGGTAGTCTGTTTTCCAGGTCACATCTCTTTTTATCCTTCTCAAAATTTGAATATAAGAACTCAAACAAAAATGTCTTATGCTCTAACTACAATGTATCTTAAATGTCGAGTTCTCTAATTTTATTGAtcaattattaatttatattttttatttttttttaaaaaggagaaaattttcattttcaatgaTAATAATCTTCCAGATAATAtatgaattgacttttaaaactATATGATATCTACAAAAAAGAGATGACTCAATTACTGTCGAGACTGCCCTTCAAGATGATATGAGAATCAGTTAGATCAGAGATCTTCTTATCCTTGTTAAAGAAGCTTTAAGGTGTGTCcttaattagaaaataattttttttttatatttgaatagcTATAATTAAATATTCTATATATTAATTTTGATCATTATCATTTTGTAATACAAtgcataaaaaagaaagaaaatatgtatttcaaataaaagaataaaaatttaaaatttacatcttttaaaaaacactaaaaataatattttttttctttatgtgattcaatatatatataattaatgaaatcaaatataatatttaaataaataatataatgtaagATGAGGGGAGACAtcaaattaataatatatatatatttatttatttggtttaATGATTCTATTCTATCGCCCTCACATGGGCCAAATTAAATGAAGCCGTCCGACAGGTAGGCTTTAATAAGCCAGTGGGCCGTTACGTGCATCGCTCTTCTGCTGCTGGGTCGGACTCCGTAGACCCATTTACGCTCCCAATGGGCGGCTCCAAATCCataatttctttattattttaatatctttagaaaaaaataaaaataaatattaagccTCAATTAAGGTTAGGGGTGTACAAACGGTCGGTTCGACCAAATTTAGttaattaaccaaaattttcagtTAATAATAATCTTTAACCGAACCATACCCGATCAAACAAACTTTTTGAGTAATTCGATTAATCGAATTTgactgaaataatttaaaatcgattataaaaacaaaatgtgattgcaaattttaaaattaaatataaaattgatatttaccctttcttttcattgtaAGAGTTGAATTAGGAGAATGACaatgatttaataaataaattaagaaaattgaataattatataatacataatatatcaattatatttaatattactaatttatatttaatttttaaataattagtAATTTGGGTAATTTAGTTAATCGAATTAAAATTTCCTATAATCGAACAAAAAATCGAATACAAGAAATTATCCAAATTTGTGACTGAATTGAATCGAACTTCTATATTAACCGAACCAACTGACCGAACCGAACGAATTCGGTCGATTAATATGGTTAAACCTGAATTATACTCACCCCTAGTTAAGGTTTTGGATagtttcttttatatatttggaaatTTGTGATATAATAAAGAATTAATGCACATAATTCTTATTTGATTAagtgttttttaaaaattattttttctaatatGTTCAAAAAAGCCTGTATGAATTATTTCAAGaaatgattttacagttttttgGATATAATAAAAATACAGAACATAATTAAGGtataattcattttttattaataataataataataataataataataataataataataatatatgattacAATTATTGTAActaataatttattaataaattagaTTAATATTAACCAAACGCATTTTTTAGTATAACAAATATGTAATACAATACATGAATGCACATCAATGATATGTAATACAATACATGAATGCACATCAATGATTATGCTCGTCATCCCAAAAATTCAGCTCATCGGCTCCGCGATTTTCTCACCACCACCGTCTCCACCGCCGCTTACTCATCATCCGTCGCCAAAGAAAAAGAAACCACCGCCagttaaactatatatatatatatgtttgtgtgtgCGCGCGCCCCATATGCGGTGGTTGTTTAATTTCGTGCATTAAACATATAATTTAAGTTTGGTTGTATTGTGTTTgctacataaataattaaatgtTGTTGGTAGTTTCCGGTTGAGATGGAATAAAGGCTTGcgtaattaaaatattaaaattattttaaatttatttttgcaaatcatatatatatatatatatatatatatatatatatatacacatatgcaatATATTATAGGGCAAAAGATattgagttttttcccattttattattaaggataaataaaatattaaataatactctgattggaaaaaaaattcccaaactaatgcttacgtaatctcgcagctttatgctgcgagatttaaattaATGGGCTACTAGAAAGGCGACGCGTGGCAAGGAGAGAaccaaatctcgcagctccaagctgtAAGATTTAAAGAAAGCAGCCACCGAAAATTTGACACGTGGCAGGgtggagcaaatctcgcagcttggagctgcgagatttaggGTGACGCATGCCACAAATTTCGTCGGCCATGGACTCGAAGATCTGTGCGCTGGACGCTTGCAATCCCACCAATGGCGACGTAGGCAGCCCACCGAACGGCTCCGCCACCGCAATGCATAGCTCCGTAGCACCCTCCGTCGTTGCGTCCTTCGAGGCCAGCCTCGGCCGCCACCTCGCCAAAATCGGCGTCGACGTCTTCTCCGTCCCCGGCGACTTCAACCTCACCCTCTTCGaccacctcatcgacgagcccggCCTCAACCTCGTCGGCTACTGCAATGAGCTCAACGCGGGGTATGCCATTGACGGCTACGCCCGCTGCTGCGGAGTCGGAGCCTGCATCGTCATTTTCACTTTCGGCGGTCTCAGCGTTCTCAACGCGATCGCCAGAGCCTACAGCGAGAACCTGCcccttatttgaatttaaatttgctagattcttcttcttcttccttctttttgaAATTCGTTCTCAAAATCTGATTTTGGGGATGTAGATTGAGTAATCAAATGGGTCTAGAGGCAGCAGTAAGGCAACAGCAGAGTTCTTAAGCAAAGAGTGAAACCAGTTCTGGTTGGCGGGCCTAAATTGTGGGTGTCCAAGGCGGCCGATGTGTTCGTTGAACTGGCGGATGCTTGCGGCTACGCCCTTGCGGTGATGCCGTCGGTGAAAGGGCTTGTGCTTGAATTTTAGTATTTCAAGTATTATTACAACAAATCTCGCAGCACGGTGCTGCGAGATTTATGTCACCTGATAGCCGACTTTTCCccttaaatctcgcagctccaagctgcgagattttttCTCCTCCGTGCACCTTTCCGCTGCCACGTGCCGATTTCTTAGTGGCTGCtttctttaaatctcgcagcttcctCCGTGCACCTTTCTGTTGCCACGTGTCGATTTCTTAGTGGCTGCtttctttaaatctcgcagctccaagctgcgagatttagtTCTCTTTTTGCCATGCGTCGTCTTTCCAGCGGTCCATCAGTtaaaatctcgcagcatcaagctaCGAGATTACGTGatgctgcgagattacgtgagcattagtttgagaatttttttcctaatcaaagtattatttaatattttatttatttttaataataaaatgggaaaaaactcaaaaGATATTGGTCTTTTATGacgtttaaaaaaaaaagaaatctctcttaaaattttaaaaataccaaaggccgtttttgagattttaaaaatttcaagaacaacaattataaaaaagatacaaacctctacttatattttgtaaaaatatatatcttttgagcaaaaatttatatctttttaaataaatctcaagggaggtctgTGACTTTTTTCAAATCTCAAGGAAGACGATTTTTGAAATAGTAAAAAGTGCTTAAATACTTTTTACCAAATTTCAAGGAGGATTAATATCTTTTGCCTTGTATCTTTTGccctataatataatataatataatataaatgaTGAGAAGTTGGACTTTCATGACCTTAAGGTCTCAAGTTCAATTAATTACTCACTTATAATTTGTCAAATGAATTATCAGAGATGTTCTAATGGGCGAACATCCATGTTTTCATCCCCTAGTTTGGTGCTGCCTAGGTAGGTTCAAAGAGCTTGCCCAAGTTGGagttatcaagaaaaaaaatataatctaCATGATGAGATAATTGTTAGAATTAactttaattcataaaacctaaTAATCCAAGATCATCATGTTatttaattaagaaaactaaatgcGGAATAAATACCTGGATCCATAGATGTGTCTGATTTGATTGTCCAATAATTTTTAGTGGAGAGTTTTGATATTTCACAGTCAAATCCTTAAGTGCCTcccttgtgttcttctctttagatGGGAAAAAAAAGAACGTGAAACTGTTTCTGATTTGACTTGGGGACCATAGTCTTATTAGGTTTTCCTTATATACTAGGTTATTTTAGAAGCTCATTAGTCCTAAATTAACTTAATATTGAGTTTTTACACATTACAAAGTCAATacccaatagatgttaaaatagtCCAGTAATATAATTGCTTTTAAATATGTGAGCCCAAAATAGGAAATCAAAATTTCCTAACAGTCTCCCACTTTGGGCGACACATAAATATCGGAAACAATTATATTACTCAAACCTTAAGT
Coding sequences within:
- the LOC131144036 gene encoding pyruvate decarboxylase 1-like, whose product is MDSKICALDACNPTNGDVGSPPNGSATAMHSSVAPSVVASFEASLGRHLAKIGVDVFSVPGDFNLTLFDHLIDEPGLNLVGYCNELNAGYAIDGYARCCGVGACIVIFTFGGLSVLNAIARAYSENLPLI